The Mesorhizobium sp. B1-1-8 genome contains a region encoding:
- a CDS encoding YybH family protein: protein MLSDLVKLIEQDHLAVDAFVKGDPEPLKSLYSQRDDVVIANPFGPPAKGWKKAAETMDRAATNYRDGEVIGFERISEYATTDLGYIIEIERVRSKVGGSDKLVPIALRTTTIFRREEGAWKIVLRHADPITSPRPAASIVGE from the coding sequence ATGCTGTCCGACCTCGTGAAACTCATCGAGCAGGATCATTTGGCCGTGGATGCCTTCGTCAAGGGCGATCCCGAGCCTTTGAAGAGTCTCTACTCACAACGGGATGACGTCGTCATCGCCAACCCGTTCGGCCCGCCGGCCAAAGGATGGAAGAAAGCTGCCGAAACAATGGACCGTGCCGCTACCAACTACCGGGACGGAGAGGTTATCGGCTTTGAGCGCATTTCCGAGTACGCAACGACGGATTTGGGCTACATCATTGAGATCGAGCGGGTCCGATCCAAGGTCGGCGGCAGCGACAAGCTGGTGCCGATTGCACTTCGAACCACCACTATATTTCGGCGGGAGGAAGGCGCATGGAAGATCGTCCTTCGTCATGCCGATCCTATAACCTCACCTCGTCCGGCGGCCTCGATCGTCGGTGAGTAG
- a CDS encoding IS1380 family transposase → MQTHCTSEQLEFEGFDGHKVVAGFDGGAITSDAGALLLRHVDRAIGLFDRVASCFVDYRDPDLTVHSVRTLVGQRIAAIALGYEDIDDHDTLRHDPVLALVSERLTPKRDDCAVLAGKSTLNRLEHGRVGEPTRYHKISYDRLALEALFVDLFLKAHDKPPAEIVLDLDATDDPLHGRQEGRFFHGYYNCYCYLPLYIFCGRHLLAAKLRRSNIDASKGAVEEVERIVTQIRKTWPRVHIILRADSGFAREELMAWCEINRVDYVFGLARNERLETKIAPTLKEACLASRASGQAARVFRDFRWSTKDSWSRRRRVVAKAEWTTQGANPRFIVTSLKPGRWAARVLYEELYCARGDMENRIKECQLDLYADRTSANTMRANQLRLWFASFAYVLICALRRLGLAHTRLANASCGTIRLKLLKIGAQVRVSVRRIKVAMASACPYAEEFALAHARIRAAAL, encoded by the coding sequence ATGCAGACACACTGTACTTCCGAGCAGCTTGAATTTGAAGGCTTCGACGGCCACAAAGTTGTGGCTGGTTTCGACGGCGGAGCCATTACCTCAGACGCGGGCGCCTTGCTTCTGCGTCACGTTGATCGGGCCATCGGGCTGTTCGACCGGGTGGCCTCGTGCTTCGTCGATTACCGCGATCCGGATCTCACGGTTCACAGCGTCCGCACGTTGGTCGGGCAACGCATCGCAGCGATCGCGCTGGGATACGAGGACATCGACGACCACGACACGCTTCGCCACGACCCGGTGCTCGCACTTGTGTCGGAACGCTTGACGCCGAAGCGAGACGATTGTGCGGTGCTTGCTGGCAAGTCGACGCTCAACCGGCTGGAGCATGGCCGGGTCGGGGAGCCGACGCGCTATCACAAGATCAGCTACGACAGGCTAGCGTTGGAGGCCTTGTTCGTGGACCTGTTCCTAAAAGCCCACGACAAGCCGCCGGCCGAGATCGTGCTCGATCTCGACGCCACCGATGATCCGCTGCACGGCCGGCAGGAAGGCAGGTTCTTTCACGGCTACTACAACTGCTACTGCTACCTGCCGCTCTACATCTTCTGCGGCCGGCACCTTTTGGCGGCAAAGCTCAGGCGTTCCAACATCGATGCCAGCAAAGGAGCGGTCGAGGAGGTTGAGCGGATCGTGACCCAGATCCGCAAAACCTGGCCCAGGGTCCACATCATCCTGCGCGCTGATTCCGGCTTTGCGCGCGAGGAACTGATGGCCTGGTGCGAGATCAATCGCGTCGACTACGTCTTCGGCCTCGCCCGCAATGAACGGCTGGAAACCAAGATCGCCCCGACCTTGAAGGAAGCCTGCCTGGCATCTCGGGCAAGCGGGCAGGCCGCCCGGGTCTTCCGCGACTTCAGGTGGTCGACAAAAGACAGCTGGTCGCGCCGCAGGCGGGTCGTGGCCAAGGCCGAATGGACGACGCAGGGCGCCAATCCGCGCTTCATCGTGACGTCACTCAAGCCGGGGCGCTGGGCGGCACGGGTGCTTTACGAGGAGCTCTACTGCGCCCGCGGCGACATGGAGAACCGGATCAAGGAGTGCCAGCTCGACCTCTACGCTGATCGCACCAGTGCCAACACCATGCGCGCCAATCAGCTGCGGCTGTGGTTCGCCTCGTTTGCGTATGTCCTGATCTGCGCCTTGCGTCGCCTCGGTCTTGCCCATACCCGGCTCGCCAACGCCAGTTGCGGCACGATCAGATTGAAACTGCTGAAGATCGGCGCGCAGGTGCGCGTCTCGGTTCGTCGCATCAAGGTGGCGATGGCCTCAGCGTGTCCCTATGCCGAGGAGTTCGCCCTGGCTCACGCCCGAATACGTGCCGCGGCTCTGTAA
- a CDS encoding LysE family translocator, with translation MPDAANHFAFALICLGMVLTPGPNMIYLISRSLSQGPKAGLVSLGGVALGFLFYVLSAAFGITALLLAVPFAYDVLRIAGALYLLWLAWQALRPGGRSPFQVRELPKDRPRKLFVMGLMTNLLNPKVAVLYLSLLPQFINPAKGHVLSQLLVLGATQISISLTVNAIIAVTAGSIATFLAGRPFWLVVQRWMMGTVLTALALKMATDAQR, from the coding sequence ATGCCCGACGCCGCCAACCATTTCGCCTTCGCGCTGATCTGCCTCGGCATGGTGCTGACGCCGGGGCCGAACATGATCTACCTGATCTCGCGTTCGCTGTCGCAAGGGCCGAAGGCCGGGCTGGTCTCGCTCGGCGGCGTGGCGCTCGGCTTCCTGTTCTATGTGCTGTCGGCCGCCTTCGGCATCACCGCGCTGCTGCTGGCGGTGCCCTTTGCCTATGACGTGCTGCGCATCGCCGGCGCGCTTTATCTGCTGTGGCTCGCCTGGCAGGCGCTAAGGCCCGGCGGACGCTCGCCCTTCCAGGTCCGTGAATTGCCGAAGGACAGGCCCCGCAAACTGTTCGTCATGGGGCTGATGACCAATTTGCTCAACCCGAAGGTGGCGGTGCTTTATCTCTCGCTGCTGCCGCAGTTCATCAACCCGGCCAAGGGCCATGTGCTGTCTCAGCTTCTCGTCCTCGGCGCGACCCAGATCTCGATCAGCCTGACCGTCAACGCCATCATCGCGGTGACCGCCGGCTCGATCGCCACCTTCCTGGCCGGACGACCGTTCTGGCTCGTCGTCCAGCGCTGGATGATGGGCACGGTGCTGACGGCGCTGGCCCTGAAGATGGCCACCGACGCGCAGCGTTAA
- a CDS encoding DUF2189 domain-containing protein codes for MAGFHVMADAHGMHVQPTVRHITTSDLWEALKLGAEDFWAKPSHYVFLCLIYPVVGLILTRWTSGSNAIQLVYPLMSGFALMGPFAAIGLYEISRRRELGMSSRWHHALDVRHSPALPSIAVIGVLLFALFLLWLFTAQTIYTSLFGAEPPASVGAFLRDVLTTSRGWTLILLGNAAGFVFAVVVLATTVIAFPLLLDRDVGAVSAIETSARAVVANPLQMALWGLTVAVLLVIGSIPLFAGLAVVMPLLGHATWHLYRRVVEPEQIRPVRRPM; via the coding sequence ATGGCTGGTTTTCATGTCATGGCGGACGCGCACGGGATGCATGTGCAGCCCACGGTACGACACATCACGACGTCGGACCTCTGGGAGGCGTTGAAGCTCGGCGCCGAGGATTTCTGGGCCAAGCCCTCGCACTATGTCTTCCTGTGCCTGATCTACCCGGTCGTCGGCCTGATCCTGACGCGATGGACGTCCGGCTCCAACGCCATCCAGCTCGTCTATCCGCTGATGTCGGGCTTCGCGCTGATGGGCCCCTTCGCGGCCATCGGTCTCTATGAGATCAGCCGCCGGCGCGAGCTCGGCATGAGCAGCCGCTGGCACCATGCGCTCGACGTGCGCCATTCGCCGGCACTGCCCTCGATCGCGGTGATCGGCGTCCTGCTGTTCGCGCTCTTCCTTCTGTGGTTGTTCACTGCGCAGACGATCTACACCAGCCTGTTCGGCGCCGAGCCGCCGGCTTCGGTCGGGGCCTTCCTGCGCGACGTGCTGACGACCAGCAGGGGCTGGACGCTGATCCTGCTCGGCAATGCCGCAGGCTTCGTCTTCGCGGTCGTGGTGCTTGCCACCACCGTGATAGCCTTCCCGCTGCTGCTCGACCGCGATGTCGGCGCTGTCTCGGCGATCGAGACCTCTGCGCGCGCGGTGGTGGCGAACCCGCTGCAGATGGCGCTCTGGGGCCTGACGGTCGCGGTGCTTCTGGTGATCGGATCGATCCCGCTGTTTGCCGGACTCGCCGTCGTCATGCCGCTGCTTGGCCACGCGACCTGGCATCTCTACCGCAGGGTGGTAGAGCCGGAGCAGATCCGGCCCGTTCGCCGGCCGATGTAG
- a CDS encoding CAP domain-containing protein, protein MSISTSEASSPLTLDRRIFLKAAGLAALAGIAACSTVSVPTGEGAGVSSSATATLAGIRATAGLPALVPDRQLEQAALQQAGYMASRERMSHTTGWGKDFASRMKGDGVRGAAGENIAEGRFDQQKLFDIWMHSDGHRRNMLDPDFSRFGLAYVRDGRDPGLRYWALVLGR, encoded by the coding sequence ATGAGCATATCGACGTCCGAAGCATCCTCCCCTCTCACTCTCGACAGACGCATCTTTCTCAAGGCCGCCGGCCTTGCCGCGCTTGCCGGCATCGCCGCCTGCAGCACCGTTTCGGTGCCGACCGGCGAAGGCGCCGGCGTCTCGTCCTCCGCCACAGCGACGCTGGCCGGCATTCGCGCCACGGCCGGGCTGCCCGCGCTGGTTCCCGATAGGCAGTTGGAGCAGGCCGCGCTGCAGCAGGCCGGCTACATGGCCTCGCGGGAGCGCATGAGCCACACCACCGGCTGGGGCAAGGATTTTGCCTCGCGCATGAAGGGCGACGGGGTGCGCGGCGCCGCGGGCGAGAACATCGCCGAAGGCCGCTTCGACCAGCAGAAGCTGTTCGACATCTGGATGCATTCGGACGGCCACCGCCGCAACATGCTCGACCCCGACTTCAGCCGCTTCGGGCTGGCCTATGTGCGCGACGGCCGCGATCCCGGCCTTCGCTACTGGGCCCTGGTGCTCGGCCGCTAG
- a CDS encoding putative bifunctional diguanylate cyclase/phosphodiesterase, producing MRYHRWRKNIFLGRSDFLFSKVPHIVAGIYALVSAVWIAFSDRLLVSLAGGYSQYQHLQTYKGWLFVSASALIMFQFLQNAWKAIVAAYETALESEGRLELALASADGGVWELNLAEGEEAIAFVSPQLTARLGLPPTQRLTLDEFRCRRHPDDVDRVDQTFEAFIKSGSQGSYEDRYRVRANNGSYRWVHSRGKIVAGKDGMAQRMVGVSLDITEQMEAGERVRQLLRYDPLTGLAKPQKFLSDIDDALARMSSGSMVGIVQAKLLDLDQLIGDSEILEDAKIVRAIGDRLQALSEAGFVACRVSTDIFAVATPALKTPEAVQNATRQVLSVFSKPLQVDDGCVRLRFLMGAALSPQDGDNAHILLRNSGHALGRADRTADAGIRWFTEGMDTESRKRNDRLRDLAGAVANSEIECHFQPVVDLVTGQTAGFEALARWRRRDEGLVSPDQFIGAAEELGLISEIGEDILRQACHAAAQWPGDSESAPFVAVNVSPIQLNDPSFPAVVARVLAESGLSPSRLELEITENALSSEPTLAARRLTTLRRLGISIAIDDFGTGYSSLALLSKFPFTRLKIDRSFIAGYGQRHESTIIVDMIIDLCRHLDLSITAEGVETSRQAALLSARGVTLAQGYRFSRAVPVGNATALLSRKWPVQIAISAPERELLAHEGGSRR from the coding sequence ATGCGTTATCATCGCTGGCGAAAGAACATCTTTCTTGGTCGGTCGGATTTTCTTTTTTCGAAGGTGCCGCATATCGTTGCCGGCATTTATGCGCTGGTCAGCGCGGTGTGGATTGCATTCAGTGACAGACTGCTGGTCAGCCTTGCCGGAGGCTACAGCCAATACCAGCACCTCCAAACGTATAAGGGATGGCTGTTCGTTTCTGCTTCGGCGCTGATCATGTTCCAGTTCCTCCAGAACGCGTGGAAAGCCATCGTTGCCGCCTACGAGACCGCGCTCGAAAGCGAGGGGCGTCTCGAATTGGCGCTGGCCAGCGCGGACGGCGGCGTTTGGGAACTGAACCTCGCCGAAGGCGAGGAAGCGATTGCTTTTGTCTCCCCGCAGCTTACCGCCCGACTGGGACTCCCGCCGACGCAGCGGCTTACCTTGGACGAATTTCGATGCAGAAGGCACCCCGATGATGTCGACCGGGTTGACCAGACGTTCGAGGCTTTCATCAAGTCTGGCAGCCAAGGCTCGTACGAAGATCGCTATAGGGTGCGGGCAAACAACGGATCTTACCGTTGGGTGCATTCGCGCGGGAAAATCGTCGCCGGCAAGGACGGCATGGCGCAACGAATGGTCGGCGTTTCCCTTGACATCACAGAACAGATGGAGGCCGGGGAACGAGTCAGGCAGCTCCTGCGCTATGACCCTCTGACCGGTTTGGCGAAGCCGCAGAAATTTCTTTCGGATATCGATGACGCGCTTGCCAGGATGAGTTCCGGTAGCATGGTCGGAATCGTTCAGGCGAAGCTGCTCGACCTCGACCAGCTCATCGGCGACTCAGAGATTTTGGAGGACGCAAAGATTGTTCGGGCAATCGGCGATCGTCTGCAGGCGCTCTCGGAAGCCGGATTCGTGGCATGCCGCGTTTCGACGGATATTTTCGCTGTCGCCACCCCTGCACTGAAGACCCCTGAAGCGGTGCAGAACGCCACACGACAGGTTCTGAGCGTCTTTTCGAAGCCGCTACAAGTGGACGACGGATGCGTAAGACTTCGTTTTCTGATGGGCGCTGCGCTCTCCCCGCAGGATGGCGACAATGCGCACATTCTTCTGCGCAACAGCGGCCATGCTCTCGGGCGGGCCGACCGTACCGCCGACGCCGGCATTCGTTGGTTCACCGAAGGAATGGACACCGAATCCCGGAAGCGAAACGACCGCCTCCGGGACCTCGCCGGTGCCGTGGCCAACAGCGAGATCGAGTGCCATTTTCAACCGGTTGTCGATCTTGTGACCGGGCAAACAGCTGGATTTGAGGCGCTGGCACGCTGGCGCAGGAGAGATGAGGGATTGGTGTCTCCGGACCAGTTTATCGGCGCCGCGGAGGAACTCGGTCTCATATCGGAAATCGGGGAAGACATCCTCAGGCAGGCATGCCATGCAGCGGCCCAGTGGCCTGGAGATTCGGAATCGGCGCCGTTTGTGGCCGTCAATGTCTCACCCATTCAACTAAACGACCCTTCTTTCCCCGCCGTTGTTGCACGGGTCCTTGCGGAAAGCGGATTGTCCCCCAGCCGGTTGGAACTGGAGATCACGGAGAACGCTCTTTCAAGCGAACCCACATTGGCGGCGCGGCGACTTACGACCCTCAGACGACTGGGGATTTCGATCGCGATCGACGACTTTGGCACCGGATATTCGTCCCTTGCGCTTTTGAGCAAATTTCCATTCACCCGGCTGAAGATCGACAGGTCCTTTATCGCTGGCTACGGCCAGCGACATGAATCCACGATCATCGTCGACATGATCATTGATCTTTGCCGGCACCTCGATCTGTCGATCACCGCCGAAGGCGTGGAAACGAGCAGGCAAGCCGCGCTGCTGTCCGCTAGAGGCGTTACCCTCGCGCAAGGCTACCGATTCAGTCGTGCCGTGCCGGTGGGGAACGC